Within Macaca nemestrina isolate mMacNem1 chromosome 12, mMacNem.hap1, whole genome shotgun sequence, the genomic segment AAAATCTCACACAATCGAAGTGATCTGATGGTTCTTTGACATAAAAATACTGACTATATCTCATTCCAGGAGCACAATGACAACATAATGCCTAAGAAAATGAAGACTTTGTATCTAAAACATGACTTGTTTGGTaaataacattagaaaaaaatattttataaaaccacTTTTCCTAAAAAGACAGACTGACCATGGGTTCTGACTAAAAGCTCAAGGTTCAAATTCAACATTAATTATACTCTATGAAATTTCCAATGTTAGGCAGAGACTAGGATCATTAACTAGAACAATTCTACAAAGGGCAATATTGCTCTGGTGGGATGGTTAATTCTGCAGAATGGCATTTTATTTAACAGACAGCATGGACTTCATACATATCCATTATCAGTGCCTTGAAAACCAAACAACTTTAAAAGTTAGCAGCAGTTTCTGCAAGtacaaaaatacacatttattacaTAACATATGGTAGTAAAATTTGTCAAGATATATTATACAAACTCAAAGCATTTTAGATAAAGCATCAGTCTAATATATTATAGATTGATGGAGTATAATAAAATGACATATAGTCTGTCTTCAAATCATACAATATAATACTTTACAGTAATATTAACAAACTATTCACATTAAGAATTACAGGAGTATCTAAGGGAACACAGATAGTAGGAATGGTTATTAAAAAACCTCAGCAACTATTTTCTTCGATGCTTCAAACTGGGTGAATGATTTTTTTACCTgctaatatgaaaaagaaaaaggcaatttCTTCCAGAAAGACACTCCAAGCCATAAGAGCTTCATTCACATCTTGCAGTTCTGACAGTAGTATGCCCTAAGGGAAAGGGGAGTCCCTGCTGACTTTATATATTATACCAAAAAAGATGCATATGGCCACTTAGGAGTCTTAATATGTGGGACTGGTTAGTTATAAAGTGAAATCGACTTCACATGTGTGACTGAGATGGCCAGTGTCATGAAGTAGCTCTTTGGATGCAGAGTTCTTAAAGATCATTGTAATGGTTAGCACAAACAGGGCCATGTCCCCACGAGGTAGGTAGCACCTATAGCTAATACTGAAATAACTTCTTCTATcttagagaaaacattttttccctATAACTGAAAATGCAACCTttagaacaaaaaagaaagaacatttgatATGACCATTTTCTGGCTGATTGATAAGACAAATAATTTGGAATAAGCTAGCTTGTGAGAGAAAGATCCATCTGGTGGTGAACTAAAGAGAATGGGCTCAGAGCAACTTCTTATAGGTAAGTAGTTAATGTGAAAGAAGATGCACATCCATTTTCAGTGCCGTCCCTGCATACTAGTTGGCAAGGCCTGATAATCTATTCCTAGGTGATGAGATGTACTGCTGTAAACTTTAAGTCAAGAAAGCGGAGAAAGGTCCATGGATATAAAATAAACCAATTGGGGTATAAGCCATGAAACATTTGGAGCAAAAATGCGAAACGTCTGGAAGTAAAACCCAAAGCAAATGGCTGTCTGAGAAGGCCTGGTGGCCACTTTGTTGGGTATTCTATTGTGGGACTCCTTATAATCTGCCACCCTCTATATTGCTCTCTCAATTgccaaactataaaaatcagaaagggatgatttatgtttttttctggcTGACTATAACCTAAGAGGCAGGACTGTGCAGAAACATTTCAGCAAAGTGATGCCATGGTTTGATCACGTTAACAGCATTCGTGTAATTGAGAAAGGACTGTTGTTGTGGTCTTTTCCCGCACACTGAGAGTGAATGCTGTCAGGAGGTCACCTTCTAAATAGAGAAAGTTGCTTTTCTGAAGAATGTTTCTAGCCAGAGACACCTTTCAAAAGGGTACTGACATGAGCagccattttcttctttctcctcacaACTCTGTTTCCTGAAGCCTTTGCAAAGCACTTCAACactaatgaaaaaacaaattgaCAAATACAACCAACAAAACTGATTATCATGGTACCCATGGCTTTTGAGTCACTCTGTTTTTCTCCACTCTAGCTGTAGCAATGGCCTGGTTCCTGGAATGATTCTGTAAGGACACATGATTAGTAAGATCCCACAAAAATGGCCACTGGCTTGGATTTAGGGAAAGGTTTTACATGATGTTCTTCATTACTGGACACACTTAATGCTTTGATTAGTGGCATTTTTCTTGCCTACTTATTAAAAACATTCCATGGAATGTAGATGGTTTCTCTGTacccttcccctctctcctcaGGCCCCTATTCCTCATTCATGATATCTTGGTCTTCTCAGGACACCAATCTCACAGACTGTTCCCATAAGTGGTTCCTCTACAGAAGATGCTTTCGCTAGCCCTCTGTTAGTATCTCTAAAACCACATGACAGGACCAATCCCAACCTTTAATAAGAAAAAGCCTCCTAAACACTTAGGTGACAAAAGTTTTAGCATAAAGTTATTTGTCAAGTAGTCTCAATAAAGAGAATTATTTCATTGTCCTAAGTATTAGCAATGATAATCCTTATGCTACCTCTCCCAGGTATCTTATACAAAGTGGTCATAATAATTATTGTCTATTATTATTAACCCAGTTCCTGTTCTTGTGGACATCAGATTCTTATTATGGTTAAATGTCTTTGGTTAAATACCTGTCCTCAATGTCGCAGACCACTGTAGGCCCTGAGTCTGGGCTGGTCACATCCTCTAGAGTCCAAGAGCTGGCTGAGGCTCTTTCCCAAGGGAGAGAACCAGAAGAGCTCTGACTACCAGGCTCTATTTCCTCATGTGACTTCATACACAGCTTGAGTCTGCTCTCCACCAGGCTGAATGGAGAGCTACAGTGTCTCTCTGAGTCCTGGAAGGGAGAAGAACTACAACTTTGGGCTGACTGCATGGGGGCCAGTCCTTCAGCTGCCCTTAAGGGCAAGTCTTTTTGTTCCTCTTGCAGTGAGTTGGCTTCTGGAACACCAGAAGCATGTAGGGGTGGCTCTAGGGGTCCTTTtggagaatctgttttcttttcctctggtctggctgcctttgctttctttttgagGGACCAGTTTTTCAAACTGGCCACACCATTTCTCAACCATGTGCTGGGATGAAGAGTTACAGAATGCATTTGTGAATGCCACTCCATGGTGTCCTTCTTTGTATAGGCTGGGCGGCTGCAAGCCTGCCCTGATGAGGGACCGGGCATTCCAGAAACATGGCTGGCATTGCTAAAGTCAGGAGAAAGCTCTTCCCGTTTTCTCTGAGCCTGAAAAGTACAATCTATTGGAGAGGAAGTCTCAGTGGGTGTAAACACAGAGTGTTCAGAAATCTGAGAAAAAGCACTGTCTTGGGAGCTTACTGATGAGCCGGATGGGGAAGTGCCTGGGGAGGATAAGCTGGAATAGCTGGTCCTTGGGCAAAGGTTTAATTTTGGGGGTAGAACCTTCTCAGTGTTTTGGTTTGTGGCACTACTCTTGCCCACCTCAATCCCCATGACTAAACTCTGATTAATAAGCTTCTGCCCCTCCATTTGCAAAGACTTATGCCGTTTGAGATAATCCTCCTCTCCATGCAAGAGACCAGCTTCACAGCTGGTTTTATGTTGTTTCTTTGAATAAATTCCCCTGAGATAGGTCAGCTTGCGGTTCTGGTCTTCTATGTTGGGCTCTGAGCAGCGCCGGTGTGTCCTTGGACCCTTGAGGGCATCTGCTGTGTGTGGTGGGGAGTATCCAGATGTATCCACATCAAAGGGCTGGTTCTTGGAATGatcctgtgaggacacaggactATAAGACGCCACAGAAATGGCCACTGGCTTGGACTTAGGGAAAAGTTTCATATGATTTCCTTCACCACCAGACAAGCTTTTCTTCTTAGTGTTTTGAGTAGTGGGATTTTTCTTGCTGACATCAGTGCCTGTGACTAAACTCTGTTTAAAACATGTCTTTCCCTCTTCCTGGAGGGGTTGATTCTGCTTCAGATAGTCTTCATCTTTTTGAGAAAGAATTGTATCACAGCTGGACTTGCGTAGCTTTTTCTGATAAAACTCCCTGAGGTAGGAAAGCTTTGAATCCAGATAGTCGATGCTGGGCTCTGAGCAACGCCGGTGTCGCCTCAGGCTTTTTGCAGCATTTGCTGCAGCTGTGGACAGGTAGCTGGGTGTGCACATGGCAGACGGGGCCCTGGCATGATCCCGCAGTGGGATCTTTGTGTACACTAAAATGTTCACTGGCTTGGATTCAAGAGGCCGTTTCATTTGAACATCTTCATCTTTAGAATGGGCCAAGTCAAAGTCGCTTAGGGTTAAAAGGCCTTCCACCTCGGGCTGGTCAAGATCATAGTCACTGAGGGTTAAGACAGAGTCCATGCTTCTGCTCCCCTGGCCAAGTTTCTTTACCAAGTCACTGCATGGCGCATCAACATCCTCATTTAGCTCATTTTCCAAGCTGTCATAGGAGGAGTCATTCAGTTGAAAGCAAGAAATATCtgtcaaaaaaattaaaccataatTAGCATGTTTACTTACCACAAATATACTTATGCTTCCTTAAGAACAAACTATGGTGCTTAGCTGAATTCTCTTTTCATGTGGAGTGTGCAAATTCCTGCTCTCAAGAAAGAATCTTTCACAATCTCAATTGTtagtgaagaataaaaataaaattacggGGGTATAGGAGATTTATATCAGTTCCTGACGAATGGGCTTTCCTTAAAATTTTCTTAAGGCAATGAACATGTCATATGACCAAGAAATGGTGAAACATATGAAGGAATTAATGCTTTCATAGTATAAGTATATCCAGATtgtgagtgagactctgccttctAACGGGTTGCTGGTGGTTACACATACTTAACGCTAGTCTTGGGGAAACCATTTACTAACTCTAACAATGTCCTTTTACAAAGTTCTTTAATACCcattaccttatttaatctttacaacgaCCATAAAAgttagactttatttttatccACATTTTAGAGATAAAGACAACGATGTTCACTGGCATAGAATAACCAGCCAAAGATAACATATCTAGTAATTGATGGCACAGGGATTCAGGTTCTGAAGGCAGCTGTATGTCTTCGAAGTCAATgttcccccaccctcccagccaAATGATGCTAGTTGTTTCAAACTGTTTCATAGCACACTAGAATTCTGAGGTGCCTGAGGGACCAGTATGAGGAAGGAGAggactaaaaacaaacaaacaaacaaacaaaaccactcaTGCCTCCACTACCTCTGGGCTTTCTACACCAGTTTCACCCACAGCAGTTCTGTTATACATACTAGGGTTATTCATAAAAAGCCCATCAAAAACCATCATACCACAGCATGCTGCCACTAACTTATTGAAGGCTGGAACCTAATCTTTATATAGTTCTTAATCCCACTACACTGTTAACACATGCTAACCTATTGGCAGGCCATCTAAGGAACGATCAAAAGCCCTGGGCCCCACTGACCTGGATCAGAGGCTCCCTTCACTTCAGCTGCTGTGGACTCCAGGAAAACCCCTATCCCAGTATGTTTGCAAACATGTGTCTGTTTCTCACAAAAACCAATCCAATCATTCAAAATACCTGAGGCATTCTCTCTAGTGTCACATCTCACTGAAACCTCTCTGAAGAGGGAAGTGATTTCTTCTCCAAATATCCTAAGGCAATTCTCAATCAGAAATTGTATAAGCAGAGAAACCTGTAAGAAAAAGGACAAATGAAGTATTACTTTTCATATTACATGTTTATAAATCACATTTCATATATAAATCCTGATTTTAACAACAAAAAGCACATGTACCCACAGAAAAATTCGTATCTGCTTTAAAAGTACATTAAACAGTTTCCCCTAAAAAACTATGATACTTTTAAAAGTACTTTGGGCATAGAAATGTAATCGGTGGACTAAAGTTATTATTTGTAGCCTTGCCTTAATGTTAACGTTTTATACCAATGGCTCTGTTTGTAAAACTGGGTAAAGAAATATACTttgttattaaaatttataaagcaTCATTAGACAAAGACTTATAAAAACCATTTATTGTGTAAAGGGCAGGCTGTCATAAACTTGGGAAGAGGGCTCATCTGCGAGTGCACTGTGAAGGAGAAAGACAGCTAGGAAGAAAACTTGTGTTCCTGACTAGTCTCTACCCAAGCATTTGGCTGACAGGTCTATCCATCTACTGCCACCTTCTGCTAGGCTCCCTAACAAGAGGTGCTTGTGGGGAAAGGTAAGAGTTGATTAGGGAGCTTTGTGACTCCATTGAGAGGTACTGGAACCTTTCTGAAGTTTCCTTGCCCCAGTAGCTGAGGCCAAGGGGCAGGAGAAATGTTAAGAGCAACGGAACTGATATCCCCACACCCCTTATTAACTGCCCGGGACTACAGGAGTGGGATTTCAAATAACTACTGTAATATCACCGACTCCATTTTATTTCTAGATGAGGACACTGTAGGCCAATGTAACTTTGCCCAAGACTATACATCTGGCAAGGGGGTAGAGCTGAGAATGAAAGCTTGGCTGTCCTAACtccaaagtccttttttttttttttcattttaaaaatcatatcagCTGCTTTCTCACTTTATGGTTTTAGTCATAGTGTTTAGCCTCCTTAAAGGGAAAAGAGAAGTAACCCATCTGCTATCATTTCCTACTTAACAAATCACTTTCCTAAAGTTATTTAAGAAATCATCTTTTAGAATACCCCAAATTTCAGTTTCAAAATGGGGACTCAGTCTCCCAgggcataaaaatgaaaaacttcattACCTTTTTTGTAAATTCGTTTTCTAGTTCTGGGCGGGAGGAAGTAGGAGGCCAAAGAATACTTGGAGCGACACACACAGCTAAATTAAATGCAGTCATCTGATTGGATGAGGAATGTTGCTCAATGTTGTGTAACACCCCAAAAAGATACCTTAGGAGAACAACATTGGCTCTCGGAAGCTGGTCTAATAGcctaaagacagaaaaattactCTTTAAGCaagacatttcatttaaaaacttgTAAAGACAAGCAACTCTCACTTTGGATGGGGAAGAGGGCAAATCAAGAACATAGTTCAGATATGCAAGAGTTTCAGTTAACATGGTACCATACAAAGTGAGGACTGCctggacagaaagaaaaaataggcattgggaatttattttttgttttttttaatattgtcttCACATctcaatgaaaatgtaaaataatgcagaaaaatGTTTCATTCAAAAAAATGCTACCTGAAATATTTCCCTGAAACTAGCATAATGCAAACTTAGGCCAATCCTGTaacatttcagaatattttcaacCAAAAACGACaaaaagctttctgataaaattaAACAGTAATTTATAAAATGCTCCTTTATTTCCAAGTAGCAGCACAGCAATGCTGTCTCTTGGTAAGAACCCAAACCTTAGCTATCAAGACGTCCAGGTCCATTTTGAGAGCTTATgctctgctccaccagcttccAAGGTCAATTTTGTCCTAAATCTGTTTCATCGTATCACTTTCACATATAAGTTGCTTATAGTAGTATATTTTCTACTGTTCTCATGTTGTAATTgataaggaatttttaaatgatcaGTCACCAAAAATGACTACTATTAtccaaaaaaactacaaatacacTGATAttcatgactctttttttttttcaatagaaacTTGCAACCTAGGGAAAACAAGATAGTCTGACTGCTGCTTGCACAAATAACAGGGAGGCCTTTCTTCAGTACAATAGACCGACAATGAGCATAGTTTTTGTAAGGGTAAGTTATGAAGGACTTTGAAATAGAACAAAAGATTACTGGGTGTATTCAATGGAAAATAAGGCATCTGGCATAAGCGTTTGGGTTTTCTGCTTCTATAGGGCCCTAAGATTTTTCACAATAAGAGGTATTTTACAACTCTGTGTAAGTTGTAAACAACTGATAGCAGAGCATCTAATACTTGTCTAAATATGTGAAAATTCCTGTCTGGTGGAGAGACAACTGATTTATCTGCACCCCTGCCCTGACAGAAAAGGtcagttttgtttgtatttatttgcaAATTCACTTTAGCATTTctgattcatatatatatgaatatgtatacgattatgaatatatgaatatatatgaatgtatatgtgATTTCAACTTTGAAATCTCCTTTGAACTGGTTAACATCTTACTAGTTCCCTCATAAatgatttaaacaaaatatttcacgTGTTCATATTTGCATGAGAgtcataattttacctttttccaaaaaaaatcatttaacagCTTATAGGATATATAGTGTTTTAGACAATTAGCAACAAAGTTTAGAATTTGATGCTCACTATCTGAATGGTTTACGCCAAACTATAATGGAAGTGGAGGTGGTGTTTTGTTAAACGGCCTTGGTTTCTGGTGTCTTCAGCAGCTGTACTATGTTCTACTGGTGAAAGATGTAGATAGTTCATATATGAAagttgcttaagaaaaaaaaccaacTGTACTAAACAAGCAAATACAAGTAAATAATATTGAGATTCTTGAGTattcacagaagtagaaataTTGCTTTTTGTTAAGGGACGTTTCTTTCCTATTCTCTTATAATGCAGGAAACATTCAGGAATGGGGTAGTGAGTTCTACCAGCAATTTCCCTTTGCATGAGTAGAGACAGCACATCCTTTATGATCAGATGTACTTTGCAACTCTGCTTTTCCTTTCCACTTTTCAAGGACTTAACTGTGCCTTTGCTGTGCTTCCACAACACTCTCCAAATCTCCCCCCTAGCACTGATTGTACTGCATTGTAATTCTTGATTTTTCTATCTACCTTACCAGGCTGTGAGTTCTGTGAGAAGACAGAATAGCTCATTTTCTCTGTATGACTTCAGTTGGTGAATGCAATCTATGATGAGTTGTCTggttaaatatttacaaaaattaagatCATAAACTGAAGACTGGGCCTATAGTACTAGCTAGTGGACTAATGGATTTCAGCTCCCATCAGATTCAGGTATATGGAAGGTATACAATGTTCAAGTATTACAATGTTCAACTATAAGATTAAGGAGGAAAACAATGACAAACTAGCATAAATCTATTTCTAAACTGGTCCACATGGATATGACTTTGATAGctgtcattattttaataaataatcttataaaatattttaaaagtatatttgagACATGACCAAATTAGAATAATTACCTTTGAAcagtatttattttctcttcatcattTCCTTGATCCATTACAGAGACCCAGTGATCATAGAGATCTGATGAAAAAATACTTCCTGGAATATTTCGCAGAAAATCCTTAAATAgattgaaaaacaaatatttcaaatcatTATCCTCATGCCAAACATGTATTAGAGAAAGTAGAAGACATTTTGTTGAAAAGTTCCCTTAAGTACTCTCTTCTGTGAACTACACAGCTCTGCACCAACTCTCCACTGACTTGGGGACACAGAAACATGTACTTTGATTTTCTTACAGCAAAAATCATTGGGATAACTGGAGTCTTCATTATTGTGGGAAAATAAAGGACAACCCATTTGGCTGAAACTTCCTGTTTGCATACATTTTAGTGAACTAGTATGACATAAGAAGGTCTGGCAGTAAACCATCCTAAATTCCTTTCCCCTGTCCCTTAGACGGCTAGTTCAAGGAAATGCACCAAGGTATCTATGAGGTTCATTGTCTGATAGTCATTAATTCAATCATTCTATGTGCATTTATTcatatgtgccaagcactatttaAGTTGCTGGGGATAGAgaagtgaataaaacaaagtatCTGTTACCTTAGAACTTTATATTCCAGTGGTATTAGTGCACAGTTGCATAAAGAGGTACTTAAGGTTTCTCCCTGTATTCCCTGTAGAAAGGTTCTCATATAtttggggagagagagcattTCAGGTGATGGCTGGGTTCTAGAAACTTGGGCAGCACACCCATGCCCGATGTACACTAAATAACATGTCCACAGGATATTATCCTTTTCGAGGAGACCCTATTCTGCTGAGATCACTGGCAGGGCTGAGTGTGGTAAGGCTGAACTATGACACAAACAGTAAATGACCAAGGATGTTTGTTGTTTAgcttttgttgtttggtttttgtttacaaaaaacttaaaaataacaaaatttggtTCTTGTCCTGGTCCTACAGAGTTGACTCTAGGCCAACTGTCTCTCTTGCTTTTGCTGTGGCATTACCAAGGTCAAGCTTACAGTCTGATCTCCACCTTAGTAAACTTTAGCCAGAGTAAACTCAATATCGTGTTTAAGCACCATACACATGGTTGGCTACCCTCTTGCAATTCCCTGCTTACAACATGAGGACAGGTGAAAGTCAGCAATTGGGCAATTTTAACTGTTGCTAAATCAAATCAATAATTTTACCTATGTGCCTTATTGAAGGCAACCCACACCTTGTTACTTAGATATCATGTTTATAACAGTAATATAGAAGCTGTGATAACTTATTGCTACAATTAGCTGATTGTGTGGGCATCTTCCCCACTTGCTTATGAGCTCCTCCAGGGTAGGGACAGACCCTTACCTTCTTTGTACATGTCAATGCCAAGCACAGTCCTAGTCATAGTAGAGGTCATTAGTGAACTACTGCTATATTGCATATGGCCAAATATTAATGGGAGCCAAGAGAAGGCCAATCAACTGTAACTGAGATTTTAAGATAATCTGAAAAGCCTCTTTGTAGTCATGTCACTTTAttaccatccttttttttttttttttttttttagaatgtttAAC encodes:
- the LOC105493640 gene encoding rho GTPase-activating protein 20 isoform X1 — encoded protein: MEAMSPQQETLGGQPGRSSSLTGVSRLAGGSGTKKKMKTLAERRRSAPSLILDKALQKRPTTRESPSASVDTCTFLSSFVCSSRTLLIDGRAELKRGLQRQERHLFLFNDLFVVAKIKYNNNFKIKNKIKLTDMWTASCVDEVGEGNTNAMKSFVLGWPTVNFVATFSSPEQKDKWLSLLQRYINLEKEKDYPKSIPLKIFAKDIGNCAYSKTITVMNSDTANEVINMSLPMLGITGSERDYQLWVNSGKEEAPYPLIGHEYPYGIKMSHLRDTALLTPGSKDSTTPFNLQEPFLMEQLPREMQCQFILKPSRLAAAQQLSDSGHKTFKRRRSIINWAFWRGSSTHLDNLPTSPTSPMPGQLFGISLPNICENDNLPKPVLDMLFFLNQKGPLTKGIFRQSANVKSCRELKEKLNSGVEVHLDCESIFVIASVLKDFLRNIPGSIFSSDLYDHWVSVMDQGNDEEKINTVQRLLDQLPRANVVLLRYLFGVLHNIEQHSSSNQMTAFNLAVCVAPSILWPPTSSRPELENEFTKKVSLLIQFLIENCLRIFGEEITSLFREVSVRCDTRENASDISCFQLNDSSYDSLENELNEDVDAPCSDLVKKLGQGSRSMDSVLTLSDYDLDQPEVEGLLTLSDFDLAHSKDEDVQMKRPLESKPVNILVYTKIPLRDHARAPSAMCTPSYLSTAAANAAKSLRRHRRCSEPSIDYLDSKLSYLREFYQKKLRKSSCDTILSQKDEDYLKQNQPLQEEGKTCFKQSLVTGTDVSKKNPTTQNTKKKSLSGGEGNHMKLFPKSKPVAISVASYSPVSSQDHSKNQPFDVDTSGYSPPHTADALKGPRTHRRCSEPNIEDQNRKLTYLRGIYSKKQHKTSCEAGLLHGEEDYLKRHKSLQMEGQKLINQSLVMGIEVGKSSATNQNTEKVLPPKLNLCPRTSYSSLSSPGTSPSGSSVSSQDSAFSQISEHSVFTPTETSSPIDCTFQAQRKREELSPDFSNASHVSGMPGPSSGQACSRPAYTKKDTMEWHSQMHSVTLHPSTWLRNGVASLKNWSLKKKAKAARPEEKKTDSPKGPLEPPLHASGVPEANSLQEEQKDLPLRAAEGLAPMQSAQSCSSSPFQDSERHCSSPFSLVESRLKLCMKSHEEIEPGSQSSSGSLPWERASASSWTLEDVTSPDSGPTVVCDIEDRYLTKDI
- the LOC105493640 gene encoding rho GTPase-activating protein 20 isoform X4: MALSPSESKTITVMNSDTANEVINMSLPMLGITGSERDYQLWVNSGKEEAPYPLIGHEYPYGIKMSHLRDTALLTPGSKDSTTPFNLQEPFLMEQLPREMQCQFILKPSRLAAAQQLSDSGHKTFKRRRSIINWAFWRGSSTHLDNLPTSPTSPMPGQLFGISLPNICENDNLPKPVLDMLFFLNQKGPLTKGIFRQSANVKSCRELKEKLNSGVEVHLDCESIFVIASVLKDFLRNIPGSIFSSDLYDHWVSVMDQGNDEEKINTVQRLLDQLPRANVVLLRYLFGVLHNIEQHSSSNQMTAFNLAVCVAPSILWPPTSSRPELENEFTKKVSLLIQFLIENCLRIFGEEITSLFREVSVRCDTRENASDISCFQLNDSSYDSLENELNEDVDAPCSDLVKKLGQGSRSMDSVLTLSDYDLDQPEVEGLLTLSDFDLAHSKDEDVQMKRPLESKPVNILVYTKIPLRDHARAPSAMCTPSYLSTAAANAAKSLRRHRRCSEPSIDYLDSKLSYLREFYQKKLRKSSCDTILSQKDEDYLKQNQPLQEEGKTCFKQSLVTGTDVSKKNPTTQNTKKKSLSGGEGNHMKLFPKSKPVAISVASYSPVSSQDHSKNQPFDVDTSGYSPPHTADALKGPRTHRRCSEPNIEDQNRKLTYLRGIYSKKQHKTSCEAGLLHGEEDYLKRHKSLQMEGQKLINQSLVMGIEVGKSSATNQNTEKVLPPKLNLCPRTSYSSLSSPGTSPSGSSVSSQDSAFSQISEHSVFTPTETSSPIDCTFQAQRKREELSPDFSNASHVSGMPGPSSGQACSRPAYTKKDTMEWHSQMHSVTLHPSTWLRNGVASLKNWSLKKKAKAARPEEKKTDSPKGPLEPPLHASGVPEANSLQEEQKDLPLRAAEGLAPMQSAQSCSSSPFQDSERHCSSPFSLVESRLKLCMKSHEEIEPGSQSSSGSLPWERASASSWTLEDVTSPDSGPTVVCDIEDRYLTKDI
- the LOC105493640 gene encoding rho GTPase-activating protein 20 isoform X3, which gives rise to MKTLAERRRSAPSLILDKALQKRPTTRESPSASVDTCTFLSSFVCSSRTLLIDGRAELKRGLQRQERHLFLFNDLFVVAKIKYNNNFKIKNKIKLTDMWTASCVDEVGEGNTNAMKSFVLGWPTVNFVATFSSPEQKDKWLSLLQRYINLEKEKDYPKSIPLKIFAKDIGNCAYSKTITVMNSDTANEVINMSLPMLGITGSERDYQLWVNSGKEEAPYPLIGHEYPYGIKMSHLRDTALLTPGSKDSTTPFNLQEPFLMEQLPREMQCQFILKPSRLAAAQQLSDSGHKTFKRRRSIINWAFWRGSSTHLDNLPTSPTSPMPGQLFGISLPNICENDNLPKPVLDMLFFLNQKGPLTKGIFRQSANVKSCRELKEKLNSGVEVHLDCESIFVIASVLKDFLRNIPGSIFSSDLYDHWVSVMDQGNDEEKINTVQRLLDQLPRANVVLLRYLFGVLHNIEQHSSSNQMTAFNLAVCVAPSILWPPTSSRPELENEFTKKVSLLIQFLIENCLRIFGEEITSLFREVSVRCDTRENASDISCFQLNDSSYDSLENELNEDVDAPCSDLVKKLGQGSRSMDSVLTLSDYDLDQPEVEGLLTLSDFDLAHSKDEDVQMKRPLESKPVNILVYTKIPLRDHARAPSAMCTPSYLSTAAANAAKSLRRHRRCSEPSIDYLDSKLSYLREFYQKKLRKSSCDTILSQKDEDYLKQNQPLQEEGKTCFKQSLVTGTDVSKKNPTTQNTKKKSLSGGEGNHMKLFPKSKPVAISVASYSPVSSQDHSKNQPFDVDTSGYSPPHTADALKGPRTHRRCSEPNIEDQNRKLTYLRGIYSKKQHKTSCEAGLLHGEEDYLKRHKSLQMEGQKLINQSLVMGIEVGKSSATNQNTEKVLPPKLNLCPRTSYSSLSSPGTSPSGSSVSSQDSAFSQISEHSVFTPTETSSPIDCTFQAQRKREELSPDFSNASHVSGMPGPSSGQACSRPAYTKKDTMEWHSQMHSVTLHPSTWLRNGVASLKNWSLKKKAKAARPEEKKTDSPKGPLEPPLHASGVPEANSLQEEQKDLPLRAAEGLAPMQSAQSCSSSPFQDSERHCSSPFSLVESRLKLCMKSHEEIEPGSQSSSGSLPWERASASSWTLEDVTSPDSGPTVVCDIEDRYLTKDI
- the LOC105493640 gene encoding rho GTPase-activating protein 20 isoform X2, whose translation is MSARERQPALKKKMKTLAERRRSAPSLILDKALQKRPTTRESPSASVDTCTFLSSFVCSSRTLLIDGRAELKRGLQRQERHLFLFNDLFVVAKIKYNNNFKIKNKIKLTDMWTASCVDEVGEGNTNAMKSFVLGWPTVNFVATFSSPEQKDKWLSLLQRYINLEKEKDYPKSIPLKIFAKDIGNCAYSKTITVMNSDTANEVINMSLPMLGITGSERDYQLWVNSGKEEAPYPLIGHEYPYGIKMSHLRDTALLTPGSKDSTTPFNLQEPFLMEQLPREMQCQFILKPSRLAAAQQLSDSGHKTFKRRRSIINWAFWRGSSTHLDNLPTSPTSPMPGQLFGISLPNICENDNLPKPVLDMLFFLNQKGPLTKGIFRQSANVKSCRELKEKLNSGVEVHLDCESIFVIASVLKDFLRNIPGSIFSSDLYDHWVSVMDQGNDEEKINTVQRLLDQLPRANVVLLRYLFGVLHNIEQHSSSNQMTAFNLAVCVAPSILWPPTSSRPELENEFTKKVSLLIQFLIENCLRIFGEEITSLFREVSVRCDTRENASDISCFQLNDSSYDSLENELNEDVDAPCSDLVKKLGQGSRSMDSVLTLSDYDLDQPEVEGLLTLSDFDLAHSKDEDVQMKRPLESKPVNILVYTKIPLRDHARAPSAMCTPSYLSTAAANAAKSLRRHRRCSEPSIDYLDSKLSYLREFYQKKLRKSSCDTILSQKDEDYLKQNQPLQEEGKTCFKQSLVTGTDVSKKNPTTQNTKKKSLSGGEGNHMKLFPKSKPVAISVASYSPVSSQDHSKNQPFDVDTSGYSPPHTADALKGPRTHRRCSEPNIEDQNRKLTYLRGIYSKKQHKTSCEAGLLHGEEDYLKRHKSLQMEGQKLINQSLVMGIEVGKSSATNQNTEKVLPPKLNLCPRTSYSSLSSPGTSPSGSSVSSQDSAFSQISEHSVFTPTETSSPIDCTFQAQRKREELSPDFSNASHVSGMPGPSSGQACSRPAYTKKDTMEWHSQMHSVTLHPSTWLRNGVASLKNWSLKKKAKAARPEEKKTDSPKGPLEPPLHASGVPEANSLQEEQKDLPLRAAEGLAPMQSAQSCSSSPFQDSERHCSSPFSLVESRLKLCMKSHEEIEPGSQSSSGSLPWERASASSWTLEDVTSPDSGPTVVCDIEDRYLTKDI